A segment of the Candidatus Krumholzibacteriia bacterium genome:
GCGCCCCTCGATCCCGGCCTCGCGGGCCAGCCGCGGATAGCGGGGCGGCACGAATTCGACCAGCACCGGCTCCGTGAAGAAGGCCAGGAACACCCCTGCCGACGGGTCCGCCGAGCGCGGGGCAACCCGAATGTCGGCCGGCGGCGCGGGCGGCGCAGGTTCCGGCGCGGTCACGGGCCGCTCCGGATCGGCGTGATGCGGGCCCGGGCGCGGCGGGAGCGGCTCTTCGGGAAAAGCGGCGAACGACGGCGGGGGCTCGCCGACGTCGATCACGAGCGGGATTTCCTCGGCCGGCAGACGGAACGGTGTTACCGAGATGGCGGGGACGAAGACGAACGCGAGCACGTGGGCGGCCACGGCCGCGGCCAGCGCCGCGCGCAGCGACGCACGGTACCGGCCCTTGAATTCATCGTTAGCGGTGGCAACGGGGCGGGAAATAGACGCTGCCGTCATCGGCGAACCTCCCTGTTTCGCCCCGGGGCGATGGGCGGGTTACGATGATGCGACGGGCGTTCTCGTGGTGGGCCGGGAGCGCGTCCCTAGGACGAATCAAACATCGCGCATGCATGCGTCGCCGGCAAGGGGCACCACAAAAAAAAACCGCGGTCGCAACGACCGCGGGCCGATGGGAAGCCCGTCAACGATGGCTTAGCGGAGCTTGAACTGGAACGGAATCATCACGTGCGCCTTCACGGGCACCGTGCGCTGCTTGGCGGGCCGGAAACGGCACTTCAGCGCGGCCTGCACCGCCGCCTGGTCCATGGCCGGCGTCACGTCGGACTGCAGCACCGTCGCGTCCAGCACCTTGCCCTCCTCGGAGACCAGCACGCGGATGGCAACCGTCCCCTCGATACCCGCCTCACGCGCCAGCGGCGGATACTCGGGCGAGGAATAGTCGATCAACTGGGGCGGCTCGTCAAAGGCGAGAAAAATCCCAGTATCGCCGCCACCACTGGGCGGGGGCGGAGGCGGCATGTCCTCGAAGTTCTCGAAGGTGGTTTCCGCGACCTCGTCGGTCGCCTCGGCGTCATCCTCGGCGGCCTGCACCGCGACGGGCGGCGGGGGCACGTCGGGAGGCGGGGGCGGCAGGTCGATCTGGTCGGGGATGTCCACCACTTCGAACTGCTCTTCCTTGAGCTTGTAGGGCGTGATGGTGAACTGCGGCGTGAATACGAAGGCCGTAAAGTGCAGCACAACCGCGATCACGAAGGCCCAGCGGATGAACTTCGCATACTTCGCCTTGAACTCCGCGTTGGCGGTATCGTGGAGCAGGCGGCTGT
Coding sequences within it:
- a CDS encoding TonB family protein, translated to MTAASISRPVATANDEFKGRYRASLRAALAAAVAAHVLAFVFVPAISVTPFRLPAEEIPLVIDVGEPPPSFAAFPEEPLPPRPGPHHADPERPVTAPEPAPPAPPADIRVAPRSADPSAGVFLAFFTEPVLVEFVPPRYPRLAREAGIEGRVLVRVRVDARGRVTEAVVLEASATPQMEESALAAARACRFEPARQRGVAVPTHVTIPFAFELR
- a CDS encoding energy transducer TonB, whose protein sequence is MSTAAVTPDSRLLHDTANAEFKAKYAKFIRWAFVIAVVLHFTAFVFTPQFTITPYKLKEEQFEVVDIPDQIDLPPPPPDVPPPPVAVQAAEDDAEATDEVAETTFENFEDMPPPPPPSGGGDTGIFLAFDEPPQLIDYSSPEYPPLAREAGIEGTVAIRVLVSEEGKVLDATVLQSDVTPAMDQAAVQAALKCRFRPAKQRTVPVKAHVMIPFQFKLR